The sequence ACACAGGTTTTAAAAGGACTCATAATTTGAAGCACTAGGGCGAGCATAAAGAGTGTCAGAAGTCCTGCATTACCAAAAATGAAAAGTGGAAATTGACATAAACATGTTGGGGTAAGCACAGGGGGACATCTTCCAATGGCCTGATTGGATAGAAGCCTCTTCcagcatttaatttaatatatgtatattttggtCATGCATTGGTTTTTTAAAGTTTCTCAAATCATAATTTTGCCAATTTTTGCTTTTATTAAGACTCCATCAATAACTTGTGGAAACTTTGGCTTCTTgaattgaattttaaaaaatatatatatttttcaattcaAAAAAATTGCTTTAATATTGGTattatcaatataaataatataaaaaatctgAATTTATCTGTACCTAGAGAGCTTCAATCACCAAAACAGTGAAGCCGATCGGCCTCAACTACGGTGCTAAGCAGCTCACTCTCATTCAGTCTttgtccctcctcttcatctctccttttcattcatttatttttacgcCTGCCTGCCCGCTCGCCCAttcaccttctccctctctccttctttctcttccacCTCAACTTCATCATCACTTTCTCCGGCGCCCTCTGTGTGCCGGCCTTTCCACCGCAGCTGCACCCAGCTGGCTCTCCTCACTCTGCAGGATTGATAATGGATCCATTATCTGTCGGTGCCATTCAGGCCTTTCTctcactttacacacacacacacacacacacacacacacacacacacacacacacactcacacaggcccATCTGTCGTTGCAGGGCCATACTGGGACAGTATATTTTATTTGAAGTACCATCAACTTACTTTAATTACTTTAATGTTGCACTCCCAATGTATATGAGACATCTTGCATTATAAATATTCAAGTttgaggatatatatatatatgtatatatctacatatatatatctacacaaaGGTAAAGGACATGGGCTACACtgtaaatgtgttgtaataTGCATCTCAATATCACATTGCATTAAGATGTATAGTATCTTCTCTAGTAATGTAGGCCTTGGTATAATAATTATGATGTAGCGTGTGCATATGGTGTTAAATATGCCTATTATTGCGAGTATTGTGTTATAACTGTCTTATGTCAACACAGAGGGAGAGctaaatacacaaacacgcaTAGAGATGCAAGATTGGGggaaaaaatacataattattacatgtcatttagaaaacgcttttatccaaagagacttacgactgacaaatgaataaaaatgaatacaaataatagtaaaataataaaataaatgtcataTGTTATAGCTTTAAAGATAAAAGCCCTTCGCTTTGACACGTTGTTTTTTAATCAACAGAGcactggatttatttatttttaatttgatgtGATAGGGTGAAATCTAGCTGCTGGTATTTAATCAATTAAGTCAATTAAGCAGATTAAACTCAACTCAgccttttttcctcttctttggTGTTTTTTACAACATACTACAGTAATATAAATAAAGCCATTACCTTCTGCGGAGGGGAGCCCACGGTCATCTCCACGTAGTACCCCTGGCCTGACTTCCCACGGAGGTTATCGATCATGTCCACGAAGCTGATGCCGCGCgtcgccaccgccgccgccgctgccgctCCTCTTCGCTTGCGCGAAGCGTGCTGCTTTCCCGCGTTGCCGCGCTCGAGGTTCGCGACGGCGGCAGGTGGCAGCGGCGTCGGCTGCTCGGCGCGAGCGCCTTGCCGCAGTGGCACGCGGATGGCTCGAGGCAGGCCCGAGGCGTCCGGCGCGGACTGACCGTTGGTGAGCAGGCAAACCGTCGCCCAAACGAGCAGACACGTCGACCGCACAGTCAACGCCTCCATGGTGAGATATCGGCGGAAGTTGTGTATTTTTTGGTGAACTACGTTTTAGTTTTTGTTGGACTTCACGACGCCGCTCCGTTCAGTTTGACATCGAGgacacaggagaggagacaaggttgCGAGGATGCTAAACCGACGGCTAAAACCATGATGGCAGTTGCAAATATGAGGAGGTCACTGTGTTCTTTCCCCCTCGCTCCGGTTACATTGAGAGAAAATAAACCAATGTTACACCAATGTCGCggagcaacacaaaaaaaagcccCTTTGAGGTAACGGTTACCGTCGTAACGGTCTCTCCCTACGCGCTCAGTTTAACGCACGTACCGCACGGTTCGCCCCGTCGTCGGTTCTCCTCCGCACGTCCTCATGTCAAACGACCGAAACCGTCGTCGGAAGGGCAGGCTGACCATGCGATTACCACCGTAATCCGCATCCTTCCGCGACCCGTTCATTCAGTTCTCCGCCTTCCAgtctttcacctcctcctcctcctcctcctcctccatccacccCGCTGCATCCTTCGGTGCTGCGGGAGTAGCGAGCAATCGCCATCGTCAAGTTAGACGCGAATATCGCACGACTTCCTGTTAagggttttcaaaataatacgGCAGCGAGAGGGGAATCACAGCACTAACTATTCTGTTAAATGGATGTTTGTCTTATGGGGTTCTTATCTCGATAAACATTacaaaaaatagttttatgCTCAAACGGGAATAAaagatcatttatttaaaagtggCTGTTTTAAAGGACAGTCAACTAAGATTGTTGGTTGCTGTGTTTATTAACAGGTGGAGGACAAAATAACAAGAACACCAGAAGCTCACATTAAGCCAAGAAAGTAGGCTTACATCAATACTATATCACAGAGGATTTGAATTGATAATGTGTTGACGAGTTtgtgatatttttgtttttcattataaatattatcattgtttttattatcttaTAATACTTGTTTTCATAATTAATTTGATTAGTAATctttttttactattatttatttgattatttgatTCAAAAATACTTGTAGCTTCTTGTTGAACAAGAATataaacatcttttattttgaaggcaacaTTGCGACTCGTATCGCCTCTTCAGGAAGTACCCCTGGATTCTGGGTAATGCAGTTTTCACCATGATCGCTATGCGGATCACAGGCGTCTCTATTCTATGTTGTATTTGGTTGCATTGCTACCTGCTGCCACATCAATTCTATTTTCCAAAACATGTTTCTTGTTTAAATTTAGAAAAGATCTGATACCGGGAGATTTCAAAAGGGCATTTTATTATCTCAGAAAACAGACGGATGCTTTAACACATGTTATAACAAGAAACGACCACGTGGTTTAAACTTACAGTTGTTCCCAGCTGTGAGTTTGGGGAATCATTGTATTGTTGCTATAATCCAGGTATGCTATCATTGACATATCTGTATAATTATTTTAAGAGAACACTTGTATCATGCATATTATACCTATACATTAATGTTGTGACGGTGACCACACATTATAAACATTCATTATCAAACACATAATAAAGTTGCACGGGAGCAGAAGCTCAAATATATTCTTCAATAATAAGTTAGTTTGCTTCTTTTTCTCCCCTAAGACAGACTGCCTCTCTCCTCCGACGACCCTGGACAGTCCCAGTAGGGAGGaacagggaggaaggaggccgcTGCCAATACGCCATCCCCATCCTTCACCTCCATGGTGAGTCCCACAGAGTCTTTGCAGTGGTGGAACAGTCCACACTGTTCCCCGAGCAACAGAGccggctcctcctctcctggagATGCACGAGAACACATGTCGCTGTATTGGTAGCGggtgaaaaaaatgtgttattacACGATTAGTACAAGCAGAGAGATCCTCACTGGTTGTCGTCTTTGAGCCCCagatcctctgttcctctccagGTTTGGTGGCGAGCAGCTCAGCactgccctctggtggacacCACGCTGCCAGGGGTCCAGAATAACCCAccctacacacacattgaccCACACAGAAAGTGTATATAGCGACACAGtcacacatttatacatatatcacGTCCCTCACATGTCTACTACCCGATGGCCGACAACCTACCTCCTTTGAGAACAAAGGTCAAAGATTAGCTATCGTGGCATTATCACAATGTACCAGCTGATAACAGGCGATAAAGGTACACTGTGATCTCGTTGACGGGCCTTTTCTCGAGATAGTGTTCTCGCATGTGTTCGTCAATCAGGCGACCTGCATCCGGGCACGACTGAAGGACACTCACCGGTTCTGGGGGTCCGTCGTCCTGAAGCCTTTAGCGAATGGGTTGCTGGCAATTTTTAGCTGGGTGATCTGGGAGAtgagaaacaaagaaaatgaCCCTCAATCTTTACCAGTCATACCAGTACAGCCTTACGCACTGAAGTCGACCGATCCACCCACCCTGTGGTTCTGATAGGCAGTGACGGCCATGAAGCGCGTCTCAGGGAAGGAAAAGGAGCAGAAGTTCCTGTACGCGTTCAAGTGGCTGTCGGGGGCCGGGTCCACGTAGACCACGTGGAAGCGCGGCTGGTAGCGATGCATGGAGTTCAATATCATCTGGAGCACAGGAAGTCACAAAGAAGAGACGTTTCTATGTGctcttttgggatttttttgtcCTGCTCTCAAAAGTAAAGGGGAAGGAGCGGTGGACCGACGTGCCCGTTGTCGTCCAGCAGGTTGTTGGTGAGCTTGAGGGTGTCGAAGGAGACGGTCTGCTTCATCCACTGGGCGCCGCAGGCGGGCGAGTCCGGGTGGAAATGCATCCGGCTCGGGGCGACGACATCCGCCCGACCCGTCACCAACCAGGACGAGCTGTGGAACGCGTAcctggacgcacacacacacatagagaggtCAGGTTGAGGTCAGATGGGGTTCTAGGTTTGAAAGAGGACCGCGgtggtctagtctcacctgtATCGTTTGTCGTCGACGATGAGAAAGTCCATGAGGAGCACGTACTCGGCCGTCGGATCCATCCCGGAGATTTGCACCTGGAATGTCGGAAACATCCTCCTGAGGGTCCACCGACACGTAAAAGAAAATGAACATGATGGAGTGAGAAGCGccgataaaaaataaaaagggcgACAagcgttttatatatatatatatatataaatatatatatatatatatatatatatataaatatatatataaatatatatattatatatatattatatatgtatatatatatatatatatatatatatatatataaataaatatatataatatatatatatatttatatatatatatatttatatatatattatatatatatatttatatatatatatatatatcggttaCCTTCCGGCTTTGGTGACGATCATCTCCGTGCCCAGCTGGTCAAACTGCTGCCACAGCGCGTGCATCTCCAGCTGAACTCTGACCCCGCCGACCTGGTGGGCCTTGGCGCCGGTCGGCGAGCCGGCGCCGTCGGCGCAGAAGGGCAGGGATAGCTCGCAGCTGTGAGACAGAGGGGGACCTGAGGAGAGGTGGACACGGGTTCTGTTCATCATCACGCGGAGGTGTGTGTTCCGCTCGGATGGTTTGGAGgacgaaaagaaagaaaaaacgctCACCCTCCATAATTCGAAGGCTTACGAGATGCGACGTGTCCGTCGGTTCGATTCCTCCGGTCGCCGCCGTCCCTCCCGACACTTCTGACGAGCGACGGCCGTCACGACATCGTCGACGGATAAATAAATCGAGGTCGGATGAAATAGATCTTCCTCGCAGGTCTTCCTCCCAGGTGCTGCGGCGTGAGGAGTGTCCGCTGGTGTCCGGGAACATGCCGGTTTTATAAACCTCCAGACTCTCACTGGGGACCCGACGCCTGCCTCATCCATTACAATACATCACAGCTGCACGCGCATGCATGCATGTGGCCCCGAgatttgtgcacacacacacacacaccaccgttTTGGAGCATCTAGAGGTCCTTGCTTGCGTTTGCCATTGTTTTATATCGCCTGAAGGCCCCAAGTGGAGCTCGTCTTGACCGACCAGGAGGACGCAAATAACCTCCCCAATCAGCCCAGGGTTACCGAGTGTGGACAGATGAAGACAGCAACACGCTgctttttattattcataagCCTACTTTCAACACCAGAGTAATTAGAGAGTTAGAAGACCTTCCTGGTTTAGATTTAATTGCAATTATTCTAGCACACGTATCGGATGCACAACGGCAATTATTCGATGTGTGATGTTGAGGAATCAAAGTCGTCTGAGTACAAATGCGAGTTGCAAAGGTTTAGTGGCGTggttgtaatgtgtgtgtgtgtgtgtgtgtgtgtgtgtgtgtgtgtgtgtgtagcctcatGTGGCTCTATGATGGGACGGTGTCGAAGGGTTCCAGCCTGAGGGATCCAAAAGCAGGAAAgcaggctttttcttttttaataaagcaCAAGACGACTTTTAGGGTTGTCAATAGGCCAATTCACATCCCGAGATCAGCTCATTAATCACAGCTTTCAGGACCACGGgcggaaaaaaaaagatgtcatatGTCATTGGATGTCTCTCTTAAGTACAACTGATTGTATTCATATTGTTCTTTTTCTAAAGGGGTCCTTGTGATCAATGATGACCCCTGAGAATGAAATCTGTGTGATATGTATGACCTCAGCAGGCGCTCCAATAAAGCCGAAGCCGTGCTGGTAAATTCCTGAGAGGGTCATTTCTGTTGTTAGGCTgcattatatatacactaccattcaaaagtttggggtcacttagaaatgtccttatttttcaaaataaagcactttttttcaatgaagataactaaattaatcataaatacactctctacatagttaatgtgtaaatgactattctctggtgttaatgaagtctctacagaggtgtgtagaggcccatctccagtgctctaatagtacattgtgttatcgccttagaagactaacggaggggtggaaaacccttgaaaaccatttttatgtgagcgcagctgaaaacagttatgctgctgagagaagctataaaactggccttcctctgagacaagtttgaagaactaaattaataattaaaatataaaccattatttctaaccttgtcaatatcttgactatattttctattcatttagcaatttatttgataaataaaagtgtgagttttcatgggaaACACCAAATTGTTTTGAACTTTTGAACTGTAATGTAAATATGTTCACAGTTCAGATGAAGTTACCTTTCATCCTCATGTCGGCGGCCCTGAGGATCACCGAGGGAAGCTTCAAGTCAAGAGTCAGAGAGCGGAGGTAGTTTTATATAAACAAGTTATTTGTTTATTGAGCTGTATTCAGAGCACAGGTTTCATCAGACAAGCGACATTACACAGAGCTTCAGGGCACTTCATGGTGACTCACGTACAATTCCTACACACAACGTAAGACAGCTGGCCATGTCATGCGAGGAgtaaagcatgtgtgtgtgtgtgtgctgagtgtCACGTGTGTCTGCTGCTTGCCTGTGCTTGAGGGTGTACGCGgcaaaaaaaaacgaaaaaaagagagagagcgcggcATTCGCATCGGATagagtgcgagagagagagagcgagagtccTGCCATCTGGTTGCCAACGAGTGCAACGAGTCCGGCACCggcttctctttttcttcttctttttttgtgggggggggggggggggggggagttgttcTGGCTGCGCATtgtgaggaagagaaggaacggagagagggagaaaaagggtGGAACGGTTTCTAGCTACAGGTAGCTGAGGTTAGTGGCGACGAACGGGAAAAGGATTTTACTGCTTGTTAATGGAAGCGGCGACCAGCTCGAAGATGGCGTTGAGCTTCATCTTGACGTCCTCGGCCAAAGGCTGAATCTTCTCCCTGAGGGCGGTGAGGTCGTCGGCGCTGATGCCCTGGGCCTGGTCGTAGGCCATCTTCATCTGGTCCTTGTATTCCTCGACGTAGGGGCTAACCATCATCTTCAGCTGCTCCAGGCGCTCGGACAGCTTGGCGCGGACGGCCTCCACGATGGGCATCAGGGCGGTCTTGGTCTCCTCCACGTTGTTGGCCACCTTCAGGCGCAGATCCTCAATGATGGGGTCCAATTTGGCCCTCAGGACCTCCATGTCGGCGGCGTGCTTGGCGGAGTACTCGGTGATGATGGGCTCCAGGGCGGCGCGGTACTGCTCGATGTGCCTGTCGATGACCGCCTTCAGGGCCACGCGCTTGGGCTCCAGCTTGGCCTTCAGGTTGTCGATGTCGGAAATGACGGAGGCGCGGAAGTCGGAGGTGGCGTCGGCGATGGTGGCGACGACGTTGTCGGTGACGGGGGAGACGGCGCCCTGCAGGGTCCTGAGCTTGGCGTGCATATCCTCGATGCGCTCAGACAGGCGCATCCTGGGAGGGGaacggagacggaggagggggaccattttaatatatatatacactaccgttcaaaagtttggggtcacccagacaatttcgtgtcttccatgaaaaatcacacttttatttatcaaatgaatataaaatatagtcaagacattgacaaggttagaaataatgattaatatttgaagtattaattttgttctacaaacgtcaagctcaaaggaaggccagttgtatagcttatatcaccatcataactgttttcagctgtgctaacataattgcacgggttttctaatcagacattagtcttctaaggcgattagcaaacacaatgtaccattagaacactggagtgatagttgatggaaatgggcctctatacacctctggagatatttcattagaaaccagacgtttccacctagaatagtcatttaccacattaacaatgtagagagtgtatttctgattaatttaatgttatctttattgaaaaaacagtgcttttctttgaaaaataaagtcatttctaagtgatcccaaacttttgaacggtagtgtatacactaccgttcaaaagtttggggtcatccagacaattttgtgtcttccatgaaaaatcacacttttatttatcaaatgaatataaaatagtcaagacattgacaaggttagaaataatgattaatatttgaagtattaattttgttctacaaacttcaagctcaaaggaaggccagttgtatagcttatatcaccatcataactgttttcagctgtgctaacataattgcacgggttttctaatcagacattagtcttctaaggcgattagcaaacacaatgtaccattagaacactggagtgatagttgctgtaaaagggcctctatacacctctggagatatttcattagaaaccagacgtttccacctagaatcgtcatttaccacattaacaatgtatagtgtgtatttttgattaatgttatctttattgaaaaaacagtgcttttctttgaaaaataaagacatttctaagtgaccccaaacttttgaacggtagtgtatatataaacttaGCAATTACAGAAAGTGAGACTCTGCCTTACTTGAGCTCTTTGTACTCGGTGTCATCGAGGTGGTCCAGGGCTTTGTTGGCGCTGTCCTTCACCTGAGTCAGGTACACATCCATAGCGGCCCGGATATGGGCCAGCTGGCTGGGTGCATCAGCCTGCAGGGAAGCGGCGTGagagcctgaggaggaggaggatgggggggggggaagcagagGTAGGAATGAGAGACGAGcagatttgggggggggggggggggggtatatttCAAACATCTCCACGTTCCGGCCGAGCGACGCCGTGTCCTACTCACCGACGGCCAGCAAAAGCGCGAGAGCGAGAGCAACGAATTTCATGATGGTGGTctagagagggaaagaaaagaggaaacaaaacatGTTACGAGAGCAGTATTACAGGGGAAGgagttttaatttgaaaaaaagtgtgaaaaaaaactatttaaaagtgGAAACCCGTTAATCCAGTGAGTCACTTCAAACCTTCATATGGTCAGATGAGCAGGCTTAGAAGTACACACTAGTTTAACTCACTGTTAAAGCTACACACTCATCCCTGAAGTGGTCCACATTAGTTCGTACTAAACATATGGCTGCTAATTAAAATAACCTGTAATCTGTGTGGATTAGGGATGGCTCcgaagtcagagagagagagagagctcatgaGCTCTGGACTCCTAAATCGAGCTCATCCGTGGCTTTGCggtaaaaacacagacacagaattACCGAGTCATCTCCCTGAGCTCTGAGACAATCTGTTTACGACTCTGGAAATGGAGACGACATGATTCCCAAAGTTAAACTTCATTAAAAGTTTACAGATTGCAGAAAGCTCTAAAAAAACTAACTAACTCTAACTATCCCAAGTCCCGAGGAAGAGCCCAGCTGTTGTTTGCCTTACCTGGTGGAGTTTGTGAAGAGACTGAAAAACTTCAGCCAGAGGAGACTTTTTATAATGCCTGGGTCAGGGGATGAGTccatgtgaggaggaggagcgggggtGGAGGTGTGAGGGTTGTGTGTCTCCGTGGAGGTGGACCTCACCCCCCCGCCTGCCAGCTCCCTCAGCAGGGGGACTGGGGTTGAGAGTTCAATGGTCACCAGCTGGGAGGAGATCACTccgcacccacgcacacacacacacacacacacacacatgcagtcacagattttattttcattatgaGT comes from Pseudoliparis swirei isolate HS2019 ecotype Mariana Trench chromosome 20, NWPU_hadal_v1, whole genome shotgun sequence and encodes:
- the LOC130210712 gene encoding T-box transcription factor TBX10; translated protein: MFPDTSGHSSRRSTWEEDLRGRSISSDLDLFIRRRCRDGRRSSEVSGGTAATGGIEPTDTSHLVSLRIMEGPPLSHSCELSLPFCADGAGSPTGAKAHQVGGVRVQLEMHALWQQFDQLGTEMIVTKAGRRMFPTFQVQISGMDPTAEYVLLMDFLIVDDKRYRYAFHSSSWLVTGRADVVAPSRMHFHPDSPACGAQWMKQTVSFDTLKLTNNLLDDNGHMILNSMHRYQPRFHVVYVDPAPDSHLNAYRNFCSFSFPETRFMAVTAYQNHRITQLKIASNPFAKGFRTTDPQNRVGYSGPLAAWCPPEGSAELLATKPGEEQRIWGSKTTTREEEPALLLGEQCGLFHHCKDSVGLTMEVKDGDGVLAAASFLPVPPYWDCPGSSEERGSLS
- the apoa1b gene encoding apolipoprotein A-Ib, which encodes MKFVALALALLLAVGSHAASLQADAPSQLAHIRAAMDVYLTQVKDSANKALDHLDDTEYKELKMRLSERIEDMHAKLRTLQGAVSPVTDNVVATIADATSDFRASVISDIDNLKAKLEPKRVALKAVIDRHIEQYRAALEPIITEYSAKHAADMEVLRAKLDPIIEDLRLKVANNVEETKTALMPIVEAVRAKLSERLEQLKMMVSPYVEEYKDQMKMAYDQAQGISADDLTALREKIQPLAEDVKMKLNAIFELVAASINKQ